The nucleotide window gtaccacagattggacacaaatttgattttcgcatttgcggagaatgcgcaacgtaggatgtccaaATGCTCCATTCTTATTTGCCtcttactcctttatttttaactgtCTGTCCAAGGTTCTGTCTTGCCGACATTCTTGTCACTGAATCAGAGGATATGCCAAGTTATTAGTTTATGCCaatacgtattttaagaaTGTTCAATAACTTAAACACTTACCGTGGGTATTATACAAGTTCTTCAGAGCGCACAGTAATAAGAAACCATCCGATTTGTAGAGAACTAGAGATATACGTTAAAGAAACTTGTggtttaatgaaaacacacacgagacaaacagacgacgaaaaatgcaattgaaagttttgaaactagaaaaagctattgcaaaacgttttgcaggTGCAATAACGCTGTCAAAATGAAGTTACTTTCGATTCATACACTGTTGCCAatttacaaacttcaaatctttgaaaaaaagtattttgtatttgtatttgtattttattcactttcagcgtaaacgaccaatacaaatacaaatactttaaataagaaacagcccaaatacaaataccgaataaaatacgtattttaagtattttattttaaaataattttattttaatacccaaatacgatacactggtTATGATCCTAACGAAAATAGGTAAAATAGAAGAACCCTACCGTAAAATAAGATTTACGccaaaaaatgtatttttttttaataattttgatGTGGACCCAACATATACCTTCCAACTGTAACAGGTAAAGATGGCGCAGGTCAACATTTCGGAAATTTTTTTGGGTCGGGTGGGTCGGGTTTTTGGGTAAACCAGGAAGCCCCCGCAATCACTTTTTTTTGACGAATCGGCAATGACGGTTTAGgagtcaaaaattttaatattcgaaatttttattcgttattctttttttttgttcctttttttttcatttttttatttgcgtAACGAcctacattttcttttatcctGCTGTTACATTTGATCGAAAGTTATAGCTATATTGCTAAGGCAGTTGGGACATGGGACAGAGAATCTATGGTTCTGAAGTTCAAGTCCCGGCAcctatttgttttattttacagtgaattaaatttttggcTCCATTTGCTGAAGAAAATGTACATTTTTAGTTATTTAGGGTTAATAGAGTTTTTTGTAAGAAAGCATgaaaacatgtaaaaaaaaaagatctaaaAAATTTTCACAAAATTTAGCAAATCTGGAAAATctggaaaatatgaaaaaatatgaaaaaatatgaaaaataggaaaaaatacgaaaaatacgaaaaaatgtgaaaaaaatatgaaaaaataaaaaatatatttaaaaatatttttttatttttaaattcgtatacagtgccggtccagttatagaaccggcctgtgcgcggttctataactgaatggttctatcttctataaccaagcacccgatcttagtgccacctatcgttggttctttcatccctcaaactttgacagTCTTAGTatgtaagggcacatagcagagtggtaatgctgttcgccATGGATCTatagtcccgtgttcgaaccgatgctatgactaacttaaaaagatttttaatatatgtgtaatatagtctatggctatgaatggtgagatactagtgtatcttcattggtgggggaccatccacagaggaagtggtttgatgaactagaagaactgttgtcataccagaaggaaaaagaaattagagttggtagaaggactggaatggaacaaggtgctagaagataaaaatgaatagtggaagctattgtattctattgtatttggtatgaataactttaccgcctattattattgtatttggtatgaataactttaccgcctattattattagttgggtcattgaaccaatgtacaacattgcctaaaaagataaaacccattacagtactatttttttgcatgttttaaaaggcaaaacccattcattcccgccatagaaaatcgatatagtacataatacggccaacggtggcgctgaaacacggcaaagaaaaatcggttcgataaccgagccggttccatagctaggcggttctataactggaccggcactgtacccAAATGACGAGTCGAAAACCCCCGTCCAAAACTTGGTACGTCTaaagcatggactactctTACTTAAGGACGGGATTCTTTCCCTATCGCCTTGTTAAAGGGTGTTGGGTGGgctattttcatgaaaaaaataaaaaaacatctttAAATGCAGCTGTAAAGGCAATTGTAAccatcttgtttttttctttataaaacgaatcatttaagaagatattgccattttaattttggtaggAGGGAGAAttgggcgggccgccggtgccataTATCAACCAAAATTCGCaagttcttgctgattgacaatgacaactgaactcgaaattgtcgggtgccatctatcaactaaaatcgcatgatcttgttgattgacaactgaacttgaaattgtagaaagaaaacaagcaatgagttaggatttttggctcccagatggcaccggcggcccgcccaGTTTCcctattatattatattattattatctctataagggttaattttcaatatagggacatttggaaagtcaataattatttttaaaaattaaattatataaaaaattaaaaaaaaattacatgggtTACATAGGAAATGTCGAAGAGTCCCGTCCTTAaattagagtagtccatggtcTAAAGTGCctcattttattgtttttttaccgACGAAAGAAATAAAGATTCGGAGAAAGGCAGGAAGTGTTAATTGGCATATATTTTCTGCTTTCACAGAGTATTGTTCGAGGGTTAAAAGAAATAGAACTGATgtgtaaaaacaaataaaccgAAGAACATTAGGAGGAAAAGGCAGCAGCTTCTATTACAAATTACAACAGGCTTAGTTATGGGGTTAGCTTTTAATCATCTCGTCTCCATTTGTCACAAGCTTCCTTTCGCGTATCAGGCATCAGCTGACTTTGAACACCACCAATCACGTTGAATGTGGCTTCCGTTGCTAAAATTATTGGTTTGACTACAATGGGAGGAATTTGTCGTAAAACACCACCCACAGCACCCGTCATGCCCTTTTGCTCTGCTTCTTCATTTGCAACACGAACTAAGGTTTGGGCGGTTTCTCCTAAGCCCTGCAAAATGGAGTAAAAATTTACTATTTCAGACCACgaataattttgatttaattacTTCCTTGACGACTTGATAGGCTTTGGCTACTCCATCGCGAATATCCACGGGCTGAACTTGCCTTCGACGTCGACCCCGTGAACCTGTCCGGGATCGCCTCACGCTGGGTCCAGGTGAAACCACATCATAAGCAGTTTCGGCAGCGCTCTGGATCAACAACACTACTATATGAAAATATGTGACTAGCACGAAAtgaacattttctttcataCCTGTAAAGTTTGTACTACACGAGAAGTCAACTCCAGAATCGCTAACGCAGCAGATGTACTGAAAGCATTGGCACCTCGTTGCAGCCCACGAACAATTCTGCCATCTTTTTGAAACTGTTCTACTGGTAGCCAGAAAAGATCGCGGATTCCTTGAACTAAGTTTTCCCCCATATAAGAGATTACGCAACGTTCAACAGAATTACACTACATAAACCAATCGGTAGAATTAATGCAGATGCTTACCTAACTGAACGATTGAATGCATTGGTCCCACACCTGCCATTATTGACGGAAGCTGGTTTTTCTTGATGTCAATCAACCATTCGTTTAGAGCATATGCGATCAACTTATGGATTCCAAGAAGCCTGAGGAATATTCAATAATACAATATGTAATGAAACAACGTACAATATGCAACATGATGTCCGAATCTGCCAATGAAATTGGCTGAAATGTGAAATTAAGGCAAAATATATTCACCCGTGTCGATGAGATAGTCGTTTAAGAGTCAACTGTGAGCAATTCAATTGACCAAGCCCGACTAAAAGCCCAGAAAAGGAAGGTCCTTGACTAAGGTCCACCCCTTTGCCGTGGTAGTCAAATCGGATCAACACATCAGGTGAAAAGGTAAACGATCGGAAATACACGGGCGGGGAAATTGACAGATCATTGCTGTCCGCAGTGCTAACTGAATCCCGCTGATGGGTAAATTCTCTCGGGCAAGGGCTTGGTGAGACAACGTCTCCTGCTAAACCCATTATGGGAACTGGAATCGGGCCATTCATAGCGGATCTTCCTCCGTCTTCTTCTATAGTGGAAAACGATATAGCAGAGAAAAGTCaccaaaaaattcaaagtctAATCGTTCGATGTAAAAACGTACCGTCATGGCACCCTACTTCGGACATGGAAGCAAAAAAGTCAGTCATAAAGGCAAGCGTATCTTGATCTAAATGCAACCGTAAAGGTAAAATGGACACCTGTGATGGAACGCGGAAGAAACGTTATAAAACTTCTTTTCTTCAACCAAAATATTTGAAAGGGACAAAATGGAAATAActtcttttacttttaaacAACATTCCAAAGCAGGTAGACGAAGATCAGGTCTAATGTGTAGCGCCTTGACGAGAACCATGTTAGCATGAGCCTGTCGAGGTCGTGCCTCGCAACAGTACTGATACAATAGTTTGTTAATGTGTGATTCAGCGAGGCGGTCCCTGATTTCTATATCAGCTATTGTTAAGACTTGCCGGGAGGCTTGGAACGTATCGTCAGGGTAAACTTCATGAATAAGACGCACCTGGTAAACAAAGATGAATTCCATACACACAATCAGTTTGCAACAAATTTTCCTAGTTACCTTGTTCATTTGAAGCTCCAATTTAACGTCTTGTTGTCTGTTGTAACCACCTCTCATGTTTTGACATCTATGCCAATCGTTTGGACGTTTCCCAATGGGTTGAGACGTATTCTTACCGTCAGCCGATGGGCAAAATTTTACCTGTTCAGGGCTGTCCTTTCTCTTCGTGAAGCTGACCGTCTTGTGAAACTTTGACTTACTGCTAACGGAAAAATGGCACAGCGGTGAAGTGCAACATCAGACTAGATCTTTTCGTACTACCATTGTAAGTAAGAACGAACCTCGCATTGGAAGACGACGTAGACTTGGAAAAATCTTGGCCACCAAATATTTCCCAAATCAGAGTCATTTCACCGAGCACATATCGCATAACCGGGACGGGAAAGTTCTTCGGAGCTTTAAGGACGTCAATTTTTCCAATGGGAGGCGAAAAATGGCCGTCGACAACTTGTACGGAAGCCGACATTAACTGACGAACATGTGGCTCACCTCCTCGGGGCTAAATTGAAAACAAtagcaaaattaaaaaacaagaaaaaggaagaaggtATACAAAAAGATAAATTAAACTAAAAGTAATGCGCCAAAAAGAGTGATCAGTAAGAAACATCCAACCGTAAATCCGACGCCAGGATCATTTTCTAGGATGCAAAATTCTTCTTCCGTCTTTGGGCAATCGTCGCATTCTGGATCAAGCGCTTCATCCATAAGTTGCTGAGCTATGTCCTGATGCCGATTTCCGCAGGATCCTTTTTGGTAATTCATAAGATTTACATTTCGAATGGGAATTTGGTTTTCAtcaggaaagaagaaaacttccGTCGTATTGGCCACAGACTCTTCTTTTGGTTGCGATTTGTACGATTGTCGTTGTTGTACAGGACTTGAATCTCGCATGGCCTCAGCCATGAGATCATTTACTTGcgattctttttcttgctcACAGAGAGACGACAAGGAGCCTCCTACAGCACTGTTCAATCCACTTTTTAGCAGTACACCGCTTTCACTCGAGTCTTCCGACATAGCGATCCCTTTTTCATCGAAATCACCGTCCTCCGCCAAATACTTCATTAAATCAAGTAACAGTCGGCAAGAGTCAGCGCAAGTTCTTAAACGGATTAGGTTTAACGACGCCTGCAACTCAAAGAAAGGTAATTTGGTTTCCGGGAGTTCAAAGTTGTTTCTAGACGGGTCTcctgcttcttcttgtttttcacGCAGTCTCAGCGACAGTTCGATTAAGTCAATTTCGAGCACACAAACATAATCCCTTTGAAGATTTACTGTCCCGTAGCTTACGCGATTTGACAAGTATAAGCAGGCATCTTCTACAACGAAACGTAGCACAGACGAGTTGGTAAGGGCCATTATATTGCTTGACACGTTTACTGCCCCAACACTAAGGAACGCTCTGGCAGGTAAATAGAGTGGCcttaaaacagaaaaattatttatagacgtatatatatatattatatgtgCAAATAGCAAAAACCAAGTCAAATAATATGAAAGAACTAACGACAATtataaaaaattacaaaaaccaaatgaaataaaataaaaattaggtaaaaaaattacctATAGTCTATTCCACAGTCTGATATATTAAGATGGAGCTCCGTAATAACAGTAGGCGTACAATAGCCTGCTATAGGATAGTCAACCACGTCGAGGAAATCGATTAATTGGTTGAACCAGCTTTGAGTGGGAGGAGCAAACCGATGACGTAGGATACCTCCTTGAACGGCGATGGCAGTTTTGAAGGTCTGAGAGTGAAAGCTTTAATATCAAACAGTAAAAACAGTAACTACGGAAAGCAGATAGACCTTTACGTGCTGTCGGGTGTCATTATGAATTTTTATGGCCAAAGAAATCATTGGTCCATTTTCCACCTGTTCCCGTCCAACTCTGGTGTCGCTAGGGGAAGGATAAATTACTTGATCGACACGGCTTGTTTGGTGCAACCTCGAGCTCGGGTGATCACCAAGGTCTTCGTACGAATTTAGAACATAGCCTAGaatataaaatcaaaaacatttGAGAATTTTGTATATGCACACTTTAATAGAAATGTTCGGAATTAATGTTAATTGGCAGCTCGCCAACTTGAGCGTTCGATCAATTCTAATACCGTTATGCGAGAGAGATGCTTTGGAAGCATGAAAACAGATATGCCCTGTTTGATCATCTCCTTTGAAACCGGTTACAGAAAAAAATCTTCCATTTTCAATGCAGAACTGGATTTCTCCGTGATGGGTTACACTATCGCCTCCAAATGAATCCTGCAGAAAGtcaatgaaagaaaaacttctAAGACACCAAAATTCTTAACTAACCTTTATGTGACAAAACAATGTTCCAGATCCTTTGCCGATATTGACTAAAACGCACATTTTACTAGGCGaagatttcatttttcctttgCCATTCAATTGTTCTGGTCGGCTTTTCCTGTAGGTAAAAGCTGCTTCATTACCATCTTCATCCGATTCCGAATCTGATTCTGCAACAGGAAATGAATGGacattaaatatttttcatcaCTATATCGTTCAGAATCTAAAATAGCAAAAATTGTGCGTGCTTTACCATAGGCAACTCCCGATTTGCACATAATGAACATGTTAGGAATCGGGCTTTGCAGGACAGCCGAGCCAAGTCCACTAAAATTGGACATGGTCTGTGTTTCATGAAAAGGCTTTCCATGGGAGGCAAAATATTCAGGAGCTGATGGTTCCCATAGGCACAGATCAGTAGACAGTCTGTTGTAGATTGTCTCAAAGAATTGTTTTGATGGTAACAGTAAAGTAGCCTTTGGAAGCGAAATATCTATCTGGGTGAGGCACATCTTGCAAGCTAAAGTAATGAATTCTGAAGTTTCTTCGCTGTCTCCGGGGATCACCAACTCGTCCAATACCGCACCTGATACAAGGGCAGGAACATCATTTAGTACAAAATAGGATGTAAATTTATTGCTAAAACATTAGGTAGTCGAAAATATAAGGGAATTCAAAATGAAGCAGGAAAAATCGCCATGTGTCAAGCTGTCCTGACCTTCGTCACGATGATTTTGCCCTTTATGAATGCGCCTTTGTTTACTGAAGGGCGACGGTTGTTCAGCTGTGATTCCGAGCAAAGCCTCTCCTGTCGACATAGTCATCACATCAGCGTCATCATCGTTTTCCCGATCAGTTTCGTCTTGATCTTCTAATTCAATTCCATTGGTGTGTGAGGGTCGAAAAACCATTGTTACTCGAGGAAGGTCATAATGACCAGCTCCATCTGCTATATCCACATCATCGTCGTCTTGAGCCACAGCATGCAAAAATTTTAAGGCTTCTTCGTTCGCTTTTTCTTGATAACTGCCAATGGCTTCCTTGCACACGAGGTGGACGGTCGTGCTCGTTTCGTTTGGGGTGAAGGTCGTTTTCAAGACAACTTCCTGAAGTACTATAGTTAAAACATCCGGACGAAGACACCTCCGCCACCACGGATTCCGCTGCAAATCATGGACAGGTCGTAAATCCGGGATAGGAAATCTAATGAAACAATGAATCATAGATTTCCTCTCGTCGATTTATTTCTTGACATACTGACCTCAACTTTACATTAAGTTTCGGACATGATACACTAATGTTCGTCTGACAAAGTGAATCGTTGTCCAATACGGCATCAACGCTGATGTGTTTCTcctaaataaaaacaaaaaattcataTTAAATTAAATTAGAATGTAAGtattataaaagaaaaaaatcttataGAGCACACCCAATACCTGATACATCTGATTAAACCGGGCTTTTGGACTACATAAGAAACTTGGTCGATTTAGGAGGGCTGTGATACGATCAACTATCGACATATCGACCTCGATCTCGCATGGACAGAAATAGAAACTGCAAGTTCCAATAGATAAAGTAATGTTGCTAGGGACGCAAAACAATGAATTTACTTGATATTCATTTCGGGCATAGAAGGCTTGCGGACTTTCTGTAAAATACGCCCTGGTTGATGGGAtatgaatttcaaatgaagATTTGGCTTTGTTTGGCATCCATCCAAATGTGGGAGGAAGTGAataatctaatttaaaaaaataaaaatcaaagattttgaaaaaagctTAATGTTACAAACTAAAAATCACTAACAGGAAAAGAATCTATTCCAGTATTAGGTACCAAAGAAGACTTTTCTACAAGACACTCCAAGATCTCTGCCACCGCAGCTGTCAGATTCAATTCCATGGTAGTCCCCAAGGTAGAGTCCTGTTCGGTACCATTGATGCTCACAGGGGCCAGTATGAATCTAGAATAAAAGAACATTACTGAAAAGGGGCAAGAAAAATTAACAGTTCTAGTATGAATTTTTTACCGTAGATGACTTTTGGAGCATGCTGTATTGAGTTTTTCTTTAGTAACAGATAAGTCCTTTATCCCGGCTCCAACCAAATGAAGCAATCCTATTtggtcaaagaaaaaattggccAATGAACGCATCTGGTCAACAGAAGATGCTGCAAGCTGGCCTGTAGTTGAATTGCAAGCGAAGATATCTTCGTGAATCAGTAAAACCACAAGACTTCCCAATTTCACAGAAAACCGCATCCGTACCGCCGCGTTCTCTTCTTCCAGTGGACATccattttcagaaaaatctgaaaatacCAATTAGGGTAGCAGTTAAGACAGCATATTCGACTTGTTGAAACAAACGGTCAAATAAAAGCGGAACAAAATGTGAAAGTATAAACTTTAACTATGGTACAATAAACACAATGCAAGACGCACGACTATTAGCTTTCGAATGGCGCACAGACGGCGATTCAGTGCGCCTGTTAGTTTCGCATCTAAAccaattgaaataaaaattattgttaGAAAGAGACATattaacaaagaaaacaagtatGTCTTACGATGGGCTCTCATTTGGTTGCTGAATTGTCTGTACCAGGTTAATGTCCATTTTCCCCATAGGCCTTGGCTCAAATGCATGAAATTCTTCATCACTATCATCTGTAAATTATGTAGAGGTGGTGTAATCGTATACAAGAGAGGGAAAGTTCCCAGATCGATAAAATTAAATTAGGATTCAAACCCAAGTATCCAGTCGACCAGCCTTTCCTACTGAGTGATTCCCCTGGAACACTTGGTAAGGTTGCTTGCTTTATTTGCTGTTGGAGCTCGTTTTCAATTCGTCGGTAATCTGACAATTGCATTGGCTTTTCGTTGCGTTTGCTTTTGTTGCTgaagtcgtaaaaaaaaaagaactttcaaACTTCTGTATAGATGCAATGGCAAAGaaattacttgatttcaaAAGCTGGTAAAACTAAAGCTTGGAAAATAGCATGGAAGGAATGAAACTGACGAGGTGAAAAAAACAGGACACTTGACCCCAGCGTAACGTCCAACTCCATCTAAGACAAACCTATAAGTGGTAGCATTACTTAACAAAAAGGAAGTAAGGGTCAATTATACCTTAGGCCCAAGAAGGTTTTCACATTGTTTGTATCGTATGGCTATTTCATGTCGGCCACTAAGTTTCCCACAGAGAATTAAATTATCAGAGAACTTTTGATCTGGGGTTTTAATGTCATAATCAGATTCTGGGAATGAACCAGAAGATGAGGAATTATCAGTTGAACAACTTCTTGATTGTGTTTTCTGATTTGCAGCAAACTCATCAGAATATATTGAAACACCCTCCaatcgaaatttttttgttgcgtAAGCAGATTTTTCGTTAACAATTTGGTGACCATTTGGAACATTTTGGTCTTGGCCTGCCATATCAAAATAATCCATTCttcgagagaaaaaaaggaatgaataTACAAATAACTATGCtttaacaacaaaattatCACAGTAAGGGGCTTAAAAAGCATGGGATGGTTTTAACATATTTACCTTTTTACATGGATTTCTAGGCCAACTCCAGACAATGAACTTTGAGGGACATATTCCAATCTGATAACAGTGTCAATAACCCTGACCTTGATTCTTGCTAGAACAGTTTCAAGTGTTTGGGCAAATAGTTCCAATCCTTCAAATGTGGTTTGAGATTCTTCAAAAGATTctccttcattttctttcaagcACTCTTCTGCCAGCTGCATACTTGTGGTCATGATCATGCTGTTGATCATAGATTCCCACATAAAAGCtaacacaaacaacaaaagagaacAACTCACTTAGGTTTTATAAAATAGCTTCACATTAGATACCATTTTTGCATTGTTGTTTTGGGCGTACAACCAGACAAAGCCCTTTGATTTCCACAAAACTACTGTCACTAAGTAAAGCTGACCAAGGAACAGAAACTGATACTTCAGATATGGATCCATCTAAAAATTCTAGAGGCAAACCTTGTTCATCACTTAGATCATTTAGTGCCTAGAAATTGCAACAAAAAAGTATAGAAATAACTCAAGATATCTTTCACAATATCACTTACCTCCACATCAAGATTTACATCTTTCACACAACCAGTCCCTTTGTATAAGTCCACACTCAGCTGGTCTAATCCTAGTTTTGTATCCAAGAATCGTCCAAGATAATGTTGCAGCAAATATCTGCATGCTCTTTTCTTGATTGCCTCAGACCATGGAAAATACCAAGGCATTTTTGGCAAACAATGTTTTTTATAATAACGAACTTAATACTCTGCTAAACTGTTCACTCTTTGGCTTTTAACGCACTAGGTTACCCTCTCTGCACAACAAATGGTTACGTCCTCGACTACCTTAACAGAATACGCATTTAAAAGTGCGTATTCCAACAACAGCTGTTACATGTTTGATACAACCTAAAACGCGGAAGCGAAACGTGAAACGAACAGCGACTAAAACGCGAAACGCGGTGCGAATCAAGATGGTTTGTTTCGCGGTTTAGCCGCTGAATGGTGTTTCATTCCCATGAATGCGAAACAACGTTGCG belongs to Daphnia magna isolate NIES linkage group LG1, ASM2063170v1.1, whole genome shotgun sequence and includes:
- the LOC123469471 gene encoding autophagy-related protein 2 homolog A-like isoform X3, which gives rise to MPWYFPWSEAIKKRACRYLLQHYLGRFLDTKLGLDQLSVDLYKGTGCVKDVNLDVEALNDLSDEQGLPLEFLDGSISEVSVSVPWSALLSDSSFVEIKGLCLVVRPKQQCKNAFMWESMINSMIMTTSMQLAEECLKENEGESFEESQTTFEGLELFAQTLETVLARIKVRVIDTVIRLEYVPQSSLSGVGLEIHVKRMDYFDMAGQDQNVPNGHQIVNEKSAYATKKFRLEGVSIYSDEFAANQKTQSRSCSTDNSSSSGSFPESDYDIKTPDQKFSDNLILCGKLSGRHEIAIRYKQCENLLGPKMELDVTLGSSVLFFSPRQFHSFHAIFQALVLPAFEINNKSKRNEKPMQLSDYRRIENELQQQIKQATLPSVPGESLSRKGWSTGYLDDSDEEFHAFEPRPMGKMDINLVQTIQQPNESPSCETNRRTESPSVRHSKANSHFSENGCPLEEENAAVRMRFSVKLGSLVVLLIHEDIFACNSTTGQLAASSVDQMRSLANFFFDQIGLLHLVGAGIKDLSVTKEKLNTACSKSHLRFILAPVSINGTEQDSTLGTTMELNLTAAVAEILECLVEKSSLVPNTGIDSFPIIHFLPHLDGCQTKPNLHLKFISHQPGRILQKVRKPSMPEMNINFYFCPCEIEVDMSIVDRITALLNRPSFLCSPKARFNQMYQEKHISVDAVLDNDSLCQTNISVSCPKLNVKLRFPIPDLRPVHDLQRNPWWRRCLRPDVLTIVLQEVVLKTTFTPNETSTTVHLVCKEAIGSYQEKANEEALKFLHAVAQDDDDVDIADGAGHYDLPRVTMVFRPSHTNGIELEDQDETDRENDDDADVMTMSTGEALLGITAEQPSPFSKQRRIHKGQNHRDEGAVLDELVIPGDSEETSEFITLACKMCLTQIDISLPKATLLLPSKQFFETIYNRLSTDLCLWEPSAPEYFASHGKPFHETQTMSNFSGLGSAVLQSPIPNMFIMCKSGVAYESDSESDEDGNEAAFTYRKSRPEQLNGKGKMKSSPSKMCVLVNIGKGSGTLFCHIKDSFGGDSVTHHGEIQFCIENGRFFSVTGFKGDDQTGHICFHASKASLSHNGYVLNSYEDLGDHPSSRLHQTSRVDQVIYPSPSDTRVGREQVENGPMISLAIKIHNDTRQHVKTFKTAIAVQGGILRHRFAPPTQSWFNQLIDFLDVVDYPIAGYCTPTVITELHLNISDCGIDYRPLYLPARAFLSVGAVNVSSNIMALTNSSVLRFVVEDACLYLSNRVSYGTVNLQRDYVCVLEIDLIELSLRLREKQEEAGDPSRNNFELPETKLPFFELQASLNLIRLRTCADSCRLLLDLMKYLAEDGDFDEKGIAMSEDSSESGVLLKSGLNSAVGGSLSSLCEQEKESQVNDLMAEAMRDSSPVQQRQSYKSQPKEESVANTTEVFFFPDENQIPIRNVNLMNYQKGSCGNRHQDIAQQLMDEALDPECDDCPKTEEEFCILENDPGVGFTPRGGEPHVRQLMSASVQVVDGHFSPPIGKIDVLKAPKNFPVPVMRYVLGEMTLIWEIFGGQDFSKSTSSSNASSKSKFHKTVSFTKRKDSPEQVKFCPSADGKNTSQPIGKRPNDWHRCQNMRGGYNRQQDVKLELQMNKVRLIHEVYPDDTFQASRQVLTIADIEIRDRLAESHINKLLYQYCCEARPRQAHANMVLVKALHIRPDLRLPALECCLKVSILPLRLHLDQDTLAFMTDFFASMSEVGCHDEDGGRSAMNGPIPVPIMGLAGDVVSPSPCPREFTHQRDSVSTADSNDLSISPPVYFRSFTFSPDVLIRFDYHGKGVDLSQGPSFSGLLVGLGQLNCSQLTLKRLSHRHGLLGIHKLIAYALNEWLIDIKKNQLPSIMAGVGPMHSIVQLVQGIRDLFWLPVEQFQKDGRIVRGLQRGANAFSTSAALAILELTSRVVQTLQSAAETAYDVVSPGPSVRRSRTGSRGRRRRQVQPVDIRDGVAKAYQVVKEGLGETAQTLVRVANEEAEQKGMTGAVGGVLRQIPPIVVKPIILATEATFNVIGGVQSQLMPDTRKEACDKWRRDD